The genomic window TTTGAACATAAATAAGGAGATATTATTTATAAAAATAAGAAAATCAATGCTTCAAACTTCAACTATTTTCTTTTTTTTATGTTCACTTTTTATATTTTTGCACCACTATGGCAAAACAAGAAGATTTATTTAAGAATGTAGTTTCGCACGCAAAAGAGTACGGATTTATTTTTCCGTCAAGCGAAATATACGATGGTTTAAGTGCAGTTTACGATTATGCACAAAACGGAGTAGAATTAAAAAAGAACATACGCGAATATTGGTGGAAATCAATGGTTCAGATGAACGATAACATCGTTGGATTAGACGCAGCTATATTGATGCATCCAACGACTTGGAAAGCATCTGGTCACGTTGACGCCTTCAACGATCCATTGATTGACAACAAAGATTCTAAAAGAAGATACAGAGCTGACGTTTTGATTGAAGATTACGCCGAAAAGCTGAATCTAAAAGCAAAAAAAGAAATCGAAAAAGCGAAAGTTCGTTTTGGAGACGCTTTCAACGAACAAGAATTCATCACAACCAACACAAGAGTGGTAGAATATCTAGCCAAAGAAAGAGAAATTCTGGAAAGAATGGGGCGTTCTTTGGGTTCTGGCGACTTGGAAGACGTAAAAGCATTAATCGAAGAATTGGAAATTGCTTGTCCGGAATCGGGTTCCAGAAATTGGACAGAAGTACGTCAATTCAACCTGATGTTCGGTACTAAACTTGGAGCTTCTGCAGATACGGCAATGGATTTATATTTGCGTCCAGAAACTGCTCAAGGTATTTTTGTGAACTTCTTGAATGTTCAAAAGTCGGGAAGAATGAAAGTTCCTTTCGGAATTGCCCAAACGGGTAAAGCGTTTAGAAATGAAATCGTTGCCAGACAATTCATCTTCCGTATGCGTGAATTCGAACAAATGGAAATGCAATTTTTTGTACGTCCAGGTGAAGAAATGCAATGGTACGAACATTGGAAAACCACTCGTTTGAACTGGCACTTATCTCTTGGTTTAGGAAAAGAAAAATACCGTTTTCACGATCACGAAAAATTAGCACATTATGCCAATGCTGCTGCTGATATTGAGTTTGATTTCCCTTTCGGATTCAAAGAATTAGAAGGAATTCACTCTCGTACGGACTTTGATTTGAAAGCACACGAACAATATTCAGGTAGAAAATTACAGTATTTTGATGCTGAATTGAATCAGAATTATGTTCCTTATGTGGTAGAAACTTCAGTAGGTTTGGATAGAATGTTTTTGGCAGTTTTCGCCACTTCATTAAAAGAAGAAACTTTGGAAGATGGTTCAACCAGAACAGTTCTAAAATTACCCGCAGTTTTAGCGCCAACAAAAGCGGCTATTTTACCATTGGTAAAGAAAGATGGATTACCAGAAATTGCTAATAAAATCATTGACGATTTGCGTTGGGATTTCAACGTGGCCTATGATGAAAAGGATGCAGTTGGAAGACGTTATAGAAGACAAGATGCTTTGGGAACTCCTTTCTGTATCACGGTGGATCACCAAACTATCGATGATCAAACGGTAACGATTCGTCATAGAGACACCATGAAACAAGACCGTGTTGCTATTGCAGATTTGAAATCAATTATCGAAAATGAAGTTTCGATGAAAAATTGGTTGATGAAAATGTAATTCTTTCATAATAGATAACAAAAAGCTTTCCATTTTGGAAAGCTTTTTTAGTTTTTAACACTATTAAATGAAGAATTAGTGTAAAATTTCAATCCAAATAAGTAAGTATTTTTGTTCTTAATCGGATTTATTTACCCTTTGTCAATTAGTATTTACTCTTCGTCGATTTGTCTTATTAATTAAATAATAAAATAAGTTAAATGTTTATTTTTAGCACGTTAAAAATGTTATTTTTTAATCAATAAGACAAGATTTTAATTAGTTTCCCCCAAACTACTATTTTCTTATTTATAGTTGAAAGATTTTCAGCTGCTGCTAATGTTGTGCTATCTAATTTAATTAGGCAGTGCCGCAAATGAATTACCCGTATATTGTAATTGACGATAATCAAGAAAGTGTCTTAAAAACTAAAGCTATTGCTGATGGTTTTTCGGAGCTTGTCTTCGTGGCTTCGGCTAATAACTATACGGATGGTTTGAATCTAATATTAGAACACACTCCCAAAATAGTTTTTCTCGAAATTGATCCAGCCGATAAAACCAGTAATCTGTCCTTGCAACTTATCAATGAATTGTATCGGTATTTGAAGGTGGTTCCAAAAATTATTGTTACAACTACTAAAAAGGAGTTGGCTTTTGATGCGATACAATTTGAAGTAGCAGACTATTTAATCAAGCCTGTTCAACGTGTAGATTTGGTTAAAACGCTTTTAAAATTAAAGAAAGCCATTGGAGAAGATGAAGTTTTTTTGTCTCAATCGCCAATGTTAGATGCTTCCTCAAAATTTGTTGGAGAGCCACAAGTCATAGTTTCAGAGCAAGCTAGTGTTTCAAAAAAAGAACAACCTCTAGTGTTGTGTATCAAATCGTATGGCGATTATCGTTATATTGACGCAAGAGATATTTGTTATTTCCAAGCTGATAATAATTCTACTGATATTCATCTTAATAATGGTGAAATGATTACGGCTTTCAAAACATTGAAGCATTTTGAGAGCGTTTTGCCTCATCCTTTTTCTAGAATTCACAACAGTTATATTGTAAACCGCCATTACATTTCCCGAATACATACAGGAAATGCAGTGTGTTATATTAAAAACTCTACTACAAAGCTACCTTTTTCTAAATCTTATAAGGAAAATGTAGATCTTATAATATCCGAATTTGCCAATGGTAATTATCTGGAAATTTAAAAAAATACCATCTACCATGATTTGATAGTCATTCACTATCAAACGACCACATTCTACCAAATACGCCCAGTTTTACTACAAATTTAGACAATGCTGTCCTAGATTTGCAATGTGATTATGATGTACATAACTCACGAAAACAAACAAAAAACGTATAACAATATAAAACCCCCAAATTATGAAAAAGTCAATTTTTACTATCGGATTGTTGTCATTAGTAATGATATTAACTTCATTTACTACTCCAGAAGTAACAACTCTTAATGGTTCAGGAAATACAAGTGTTGGAGGAAACGTAAGATTACAAGGTTCAGGAAATACAAGTGTTGGAGGTAACGTAAGATTAGATGGTTCAGGAAACACAAGTGTTGGAGGTAATGTAAGATTAGATGGTTCAGGAAATACAAGTGTTGGAGGAAATGTAAGATTACAAGGTTCAGGAAACACAAGTGTTGGAAGAAACGTGAGATTAGATTAAATTTAATTATTATTTTAAATAATATTAGGCTGTCAATATTTTGACAGCCTTTTTTATGTTAGTGGTTTTATTTTACTATTTTTGATGAAATTCAAAAGATAGTATTGAAACCCTATTATTATATAGCTGTTCTACTGATTGTTTTTTTTGCATGTACAAAAAATAATTCAGTAAATAAAATGTCTTCCTCTTCGGAAGATAGTTTGTCTATATATATGACAAAGGCTAATGATTTTAGTTCAAATACCAAAAAAAGAAAAGAATATACAGAAAAATCGTTTGATATTGTAATGAATCAATCAGATGATTCGTTACAAAGAGCTAATTTGTTTCGAATCGCCAATAGGTATTACAATTTGAATGATTGGACAAATTATCGAAAAATTGCATTAATTGTTTTAGAAAAAGCAGAGGCTAATAGTGATACATTGAGTAAAGCTAAAGCTTATTCTTATTTGGGGGATTATTATGGTTCCCAAAGAATATCTGATAGTGCCTTTTTGTATTATTATAAAGCTGAAAAACTATACTCTCAACTTGGTGATAATTATGATCTTGCTACAACAAGATTGAATAAAGCTTTACTACAATATAATGAAAGTGATTTTTCAGGTAGTGAAAATTCAGTTTTTAAAGCTTTAAGGGTTGTTAAAGGAAAGCAATTTTATGATATTGAATATGAATCTTATAATCTTTTAGGGTCAATTTATAGTGAACTAGGAGAGCATGATAAATCATTAGAATATCATACTAAAGCATCAAATAGTGAGTATAGTAAAACATCTCCAGTAGAATTTCAATCTAGAGCTACTTCTTTAAATAATGTAGGTTTTGTTTATCAAAATTTGAATCAACATAAAAAGGCTATACCCTATTTTGAAGAAGGACTCAAACAAAAGAAAGATTTAATTCTGTATAAAATATCATTATATGCGATGTTGTTGGATAATTTAGGTTATTCTAGACTAAAAATTAAAGAAGACAAAGGTTTGCCTGAACTGTTTTATGAATCTCTAAAGATTAAAGACAGTTTGCAATTAACGTCAAGTATGATTACCACAAAGATTCATTTATCTGAATATTTTGCTTATAAAAAAGATACAGTAAGAGCTACGCATTATTCAAAAGAAGCTTTGGCTACAGCTCGGAAGTCAAGGAATTCAAGAAATATATTGTTGCTTCTAAAACAATTAGCTTTGATAGAGCCAAATAAAGCCGCCATTTACAACAAAGAATACATTCGTCTTAACGACAGTTTGCAAAAAGCAGATCGGAATATTGCTGAAAAATTCTCTCGCATAGAATATGAAACCGATGAGATCAAACAAGAAAATACAGACTTAACAGCCAAAAACAGGAATTTAGTTTATATTTTTGGCTCTGTTTTGATACTTGGTATGTTTATGTATATCATCAAAGCGCAAAAATCCAAAAATAGAGAATTATTATTCAAGCAAGAACAACAAAAAGCCAACGAGGAAATTTATAACTTAATGATTTCTCAACAAATTGATGTTGAGTCAATTAGGGTTAAAGAGAAAAAGCGTGTTGCACAAGAATTGCATGATGGTGTCCTCGGAAGAATGTTTGGTGTGAGAATGAATCTGGATAGTTTGAATAAAATAAACGACGAAAGTGCTTCTGTTCAGAGAAATAGTTATTTAACAGAATTAAAAAATATAGAACAAGATATTCGTGAAATTTCACATGATTTGAATAGGGAAAAATCAGAATTAATTAATAACTTCGTTGCTATCGTAGAAAATTTGTTTGAAGATCAAAAAAAGACCTTTCCTGTTAAATTGATTTCCAGTATTGATTCTACTATAAAATGGGACAAAATAAGCAATGCTACTAAGATTAATTTGTACAGAATTATTCAAGAATCGCTACAGAATTGTAACAAATATGCCAAAGCCAAGAACGTTAAAATAGAATTCAAAAAAGGGGTTGAAGACAACATACTTTTAGAGATAAGTGATGACGGAATTGGGTTTAATTTAAACAAAGGAAAGAAAGGAATTGGCATACAAAATATGATTTCTAGAATCAAAGAATGCCAAGGAACATTTGACATAAAATCAAAAAAAGGAGAAGGAACCTCAATTGTGGTTTCTGTCCCAACCTAAAAATAAGAAATAATGAATGAGTCTATTGATACAGCATTAATTAAAAAAAACATATTAATTATTGATGACCATCCCTTTATAATTGAAGGTTATAAAAACGGCATTACGAGGTATAAACCCACTCAATATGAGTATTCTATCTCGCAAGCTGTGGATTGTAAATCTGGCTATGAACTTATTACTAATCCCAATACAGTGGCTTTTGATATCGCTTTTTTAGATATAAGTATGCCAACTTATGAAGAAAAAGGACTCCGATCAGGCGAAGATTTGGCTAGATTATTGAAAGAATACATGCCCAATTGCCAAATTATTTTACTCACAATGTACACCGAAGAGTTAAAAATAAAAAATATCATTGACACTATAAATCCTAGTGGATTAGTAATAAAAAATGATCTAACATTTGAAGAACTTCTTTTTGGATTTGATAAAGTAATCAATAATGAAATTTATTACAGTCAATCCATTCAAAAAATGCTAGATTTAGCACAGCAGGAAACCATAGAAATTGATGTTTTCGATAAGCAGATTCTTTTTCATATATCCAAAGGAACCAGAACGATAGATATTCCGCAATATGTACCCATATCGCTCGAGGCTATCGAGAAAAGAAAACTAAACCTAAAAAAAATATTAAACGTACATGATCAAACGGATACTGAATTAGTACGAGAAGCTAAAAATAAAGGCTTACTTTTTTAATCCGTTGGCAATATTTGTTAGAAGTAAAACCCTGTAAATCATTAATGTTTACAGGGTTTTTTGGTTTGATTATTGTTAGTTTACCATCCAGAAATTCTTTATTTTTGTGATACCTCATACACAAACCATTACCAATGAAAAAAATAATATTTACACTAGTTACAATGACTGCAATAGCATCCTACGGACAACAAAACCTAAAATACCCAATAACCCAAAAAGGAGAAACAGTAGATACTTATTTCGATACGAAAGTTAGCGATCCCTACCGTTGGTTAGAAGATGACAAATCCGAGGCAACTGCTGCTTGGGTCAAAGCAGAAAATGAAGTGACTTATGATTATTTGTCGAAAATTCCGTTTAGAGCAGCTCTCAAAAATCGAATGCAAAAACTTTGGAATTACGAAAAAATAGAAGAGCCTTCAATAGAAGGAGATTTTACCTATTATCTTAAGAATAATGGTTTGCAAAATCAATCGGTTTTATATCGAAAAGATCGTACTGGAAAAGAAGAAATTTTCTTGGATCCGAATACTTTTTCCAAAGACGGAACAACTTCTTTGGGTGAAATCGATTTTTCGAAAGACGGTTCCATGTTGGCTTATTCTATTTCAGAAGGCGGAAGCGATTGGCGAAAAGTGGCGATTATGAATGTTCTTACCAAAAAAATTACTGAAGACACTTTGGTCGATGTCAAATTCAGCGGATTGTCTTGGCGAGGAAACGAAGGCTTTTATTACTCTAGTTACGACAAGCCCAAAGGCAGTCAATTATCCGCAAAAACCGATCAACACAAATTATATTTTCATAAGTTAGGAACGGCTCAAAAAGAAGATCAGATTATTTTTGGCGCAGACCAAAAGCGAAGATACGTAAGAGGAAGCGTTACTCAAGATGGTAGGTTTTTAATCATCACAGCAGCTAACACAACCTATGGAAACGAGTTGTATTTCAAGAATTTGACTAAAAACAATAGCCCGATTGTTTGTGTCGTGGATCATTTCAAAAGCGATAGTGATGTTTTAGACAGTCAAGGCAATACATTATATATCAAAACCGATTGGAATGCGCCCAACAAACGCATCGTTACTGTGGATATAAAAAATCCAAAACCTGAAAATTGGAAAGACTTTATTCCTGAAACCAACAATGTTTTAACACCTACTACTGCTGCGGGTTTTATTTTTGCCAATTATATGAAAGATGCCGTTTCGTTCATCCAGCAGTATGATTATTCAGGAAAATTAATTCGTAACATTCAACTACCAGGATTGGGTACAGCAAAAGGTTTTGCTGGTGGTAATAAGGAATCAATAGTGTATTATTCGTTTGCTAATTATACCTCGCCGCTAACCATTTATGCGCTAGAACCAAAATCAGGAAAATCAACACTGTATCAAAAACCAAAAGTAGGTTTCAATAGTGAAGATTATGTTTCCAATCAAGTTTTTTATACTTCCAAAGACGGTACCAAAATCCCGATGATGATTACCCACAAAAAAGGATTGAAACTCGATGGTAAAAATCCAACAATTCTCTATGGTTATGGCGGTTTCAATATCAGTTTGACGCCAAGTTTTAATATTACCAATGCCGTTTGGATGGAAAACGGAGGGATTTATGCCGTAGCCAATTTGCGAGGCGGAGGCGAATACGGCAAAAAATGGCATGATGCAGGAACCCAAATGCAAAAACAAAATGTGTTCGATGATTTTATCGCAGCAGCCGAATATTTGATTACCAACAACTATACTGCTTCTGATTTTCTAGCCGTTCGTGGCGGGTCTAACGGAGGTTTGCTAGTTGGAGCTGTGATGACGCAACGTCCTGATTTGATGAAAGTCGCTTTGCCAGCCGTTGGTGTTTTGGATATGTTGCGCTACCACACCTTTACTTCAGGAGCAGGTTGGGCTTATGATTATGGAACTTCTCAAGACAGCAAGGAAATGTTTGAGTATATCAAGAAATATTCTCCTGTGCATAACGTAAAAAAAGGAATCCAATATCCAGCCACGATCGTCACCACAGGCGATCACGACGATAGAGTAGTACCCGCACACAGTTTTAAATTTGCTGCCGAATTGCAAGAAAAACAAAGTGGAACCAATCCTGTTTTGATCCGTATTGATGTCAAAGCGGGTCACGGTGCCGGAAAATCAGTAGAAGCTACCATTCAGGAAAATGCCGATATTCAGGCTTTTACTTTGTATAATATGGGATTTAAAGAATTGCCGTAGTTGTAGCCTAGTTTTACTTTAAATTTTATAAACGTCAATCGAGAGATTGGCGTTTTTTTTATGCTAAAAATTATTTATTAATGATGACAATTGTAAGCAGGTCAATTGTCCGCACAAAACTACATTTATAGGTTATGAATCTGAAAGAAAAATTTGGACATAAAATAAAATTCTTA from Flavobacterium eburneipallidum includes these protein-coding regions:
- a CDS encoding 3-oxoacyl-ACP reductase — translated: MKKSIFTIGLLSLVMILTSFTTPEVTTLNGSGNTSVGGNVRLQGSGNTSVGGNVRLDGSGNTSVGGNVRLDGSGNTSVGGNVRLQGSGNTSVGRNVRLD
- a CDS encoding response regulator → MNESIDTALIKKNILIIDDHPFIIEGYKNGITRYKPTQYEYSISQAVDCKSGYELITNPNTVAFDIAFLDISMPTYEEKGLRSGEDLARLLKEYMPNCQIILLTMYTEELKIKNIIDTINPSGLVIKNDLTFEELLFGFDKVINNEIYYSQSIQKMLDLAQQETIEIDVFDKQILFHISKGTRTIDIPQYVPISLEAIEKRKLNLKKILNVHDQTDTELVREAKNKGLLF
- a CDS encoding glycine--tRNA ligase, with product MAKQEDLFKNVVSHAKEYGFIFPSSEIYDGLSAVYDYAQNGVELKKNIREYWWKSMVQMNDNIVGLDAAILMHPTTWKASGHVDAFNDPLIDNKDSKRRYRADVLIEDYAEKLNLKAKKEIEKAKVRFGDAFNEQEFITTNTRVVEYLAKEREILERMGRSLGSGDLEDVKALIEELEIACPESGSRNWTEVRQFNLMFGTKLGASADTAMDLYLRPETAQGIFVNFLNVQKSGRMKVPFGIAQTGKAFRNEIVARQFIFRMREFEQMEMQFFVRPGEEMQWYEHWKTTRLNWHLSLGLGKEKYRFHDHEKLAHYANAAADIEFDFPFGFKELEGIHSRTDFDLKAHEQYSGRKLQYFDAELNQNYVPYVVETSVGLDRMFLAVFATSLKEETLEDGSTRTVLKLPAVLAPTKAAILPLVKKDGLPEIANKIIDDLRWDFNVAYDEKDAVGRRYRRQDALGTPFCITVDHQTIDDQTVTIRHRDTMKQDRVAIADLKSIIENEVSMKNWLMKM
- a CDS encoding LytR/AlgR family response regulator transcription factor — protein: MNYPYIVIDDNQESVLKTKAIADGFSELVFVASANNYTDGLNLILEHTPKIVFLEIDPADKTSNLSLQLINELYRYLKVVPKIIVTTTKKELAFDAIQFEVADYLIKPVQRVDLVKTLLKLKKAIGEDEVFLSQSPMLDASSKFVGEPQVIVSEQASVSKKEQPLVLCIKSYGDYRYIDARDICYFQADNNSTDIHLNNGEMITAFKTLKHFESVLPHPFSRIHNSYIVNRHYISRIHTGNAVCYIKNSTTKLPFSKSYKENVDLIISEFANGNYLEI
- a CDS encoding tetratricopeptide repeat-containing sensor histidine kinase; this translates as MSSSSEDSLSIYMTKANDFSSNTKKRKEYTEKSFDIVMNQSDDSLQRANLFRIANRYYNLNDWTNYRKIALIVLEKAEANSDTLSKAKAYSYLGDYYGSQRISDSAFLYYYKAEKLYSQLGDNYDLATTRLNKALLQYNESDFSGSENSVFKALRVVKGKQFYDIEYESYNLLGSIYSELGEHDKSLEYHTKASNSEYSKTSPVEFQSRATSLNNVGFVYQNLNQHKKAIPYFEEGLKQKKDLILYKISLYAMLLDNLGYSRLKIKEDKGLPELFYESLKIKDSLQLTSSMITTKIHLSEYFAYKKDTVRATHYSKEALATARKSRNSRNILLLLKQLALIEPNKAAIYNKEYIRLNDSLQKADRNIAEKFSRIEYETDEIKQENTDLTAKNRNLVYIFGSVLILGMFMYIIKAQKSKNRELLFKQEQQKANEEIYNLMISQQIDVESIRVKEKKRVAQELHDGVLGRMFGVRMNLDSLNKINDESASVQRNSYLTELKNIEQDIREISHDLNREKSELINNFVAIVENLFEDQKKTFPVKLISSIDSTIKWDKISNATKINLYRIIQESLQNCNKYAKAKNVKIEFKKGVEDNILLEISDDGIGFNLNKGKKGIGIQNMISRIKECQGTFDIKSKKGEGTSIVVSVPT
- a CDS encoding prolyl oligopeptidase family serine peptidase; translation: MKKIIFTLVTMTAIASYGQQNLKYPITQKGETVDTYFDTKVSDPYRWLEDDKSEATAAWVKAENEVTYDYLSKIPFRAALKNRMQKLWNYEKIEEPSIEGDFTYYLKNNGLQNQSVLYRKDRTGKEEIFLDPNTFSKDGTTSLGEIDFSKDGSMLAYSISEGGSDWRKVAIMNVLTKKITEDTLVDVKFSGLSWRGNEGFYYSSYDKPKGSQLSAKTDQHKLYFHKLGTAQKEDQIIFGADQKRRYVRGSVTQDGRFLIITAANTTYGNELYFKNLTKNNSPIVCVVDHFKSDSDVLDSQGNTLYIKTDWNAPNKRIVTVDIKNPKPENWKDFIPETNNVLTPTTAAGFIFANYMKDAVSFIQQYDYSGKLIRNIQLPGLGTAKGFAGGNKESIVYYSFANYTSPLTIYALEPKSGKSTLYQKPKVGFNSEDYVSNQVFYTSKDGTKIPMMITHKKGLKLDGKNPTILYGYGGFNISLTPSFNITNAVWMENGGIYAVANLRGGGEYGKKWHDAGTQMQKQNVFDDFIAAAEYLITNNYTASDFLAVRGGSNGGLLVGAVMTQRPDLMKVALPAVGVLDMLRYHTFTSGAGWAYDYGTSQDSKEMFEYIKKYSPVHNVKKGIQYPATIVTTGDHDDRVVPAHSFKFAAELQEKQSGTNPVLIRIDVKAGHGAGKSVEATIQENADIQAFTLYNMGFKELP